Proteins encoded in a region of the Chryseobacterium piperi genome:
- a CDS encoding AraC family transcriptional regulator, whose protein sequence is MIENEYKYRINKVIDYIEKNLNEDLSLQDLAQISNFSKYHFSRIFLAVTGETVFQLILRLRLERIASLLVHSRDSISDIAFASGFKSLSVFSKNFTSYYSESATNFRKKNSNLNKVNSNLTKNYLESSLYICNQTKSIKWKTNMKNLESIEIKELPNIPVIYIRHTGPYQGDNELFETLFSKLFAWAGPRGLLDSGPFKTAIVYHDDVNVADKSKLRTSVCLTASENTVVDGEIGKMTLEKGKYVIGKFTVNAEEFQEAWDWLMGSWFPTSGYIPDDKLCFELYPEEPDNGLFKVEICVPIKI, encoded by the coding sequence ATGATTGAGAATGAATACAAATACAGGATTAACAAAGTCATTGACTATATTGAAAAAAATCTAAACGAAGATCTTTCCTTACAAGACTTAGCTCAAATTTCAAATTTTTCAAAATATCATTTTAGCAGGATATTTCTGGCAGTTACCGGAGAAACTGTATTTCAACTCATTCTAAGATTACGATTAGAACGTATAGCATCACTTTTAGTTCATAGCAGAGATTCAATTTCTGATATTGCTTTTGCCAGTGGATTTAAAAGTTTGTCTGTATTTTCAAAGAATTTTACATCTTACTATTCAGAATCAGCTACTAATTTTAGAAAGAAGAATAGCAATTTGAATAAAGTGAACAGCAATCTTACAAAAAACTACCTGGAATCAAGCTTATATATTTGTAACCAGACAAAATCAATTAAATGGAAAACAAATATGAAAAATCTTGAAAGCATCGAAATTAAGGAACTCCCTAACATTCCTGTTATTTACATTAGACATACAGGACCTTATCAAGGTGATAATGAATTATTCGAAACACTATTCAGTAAACTTTTTGCATGGGCCGGACCAAGAGGACTATTGGATAGTGGTCCGTTTAAAACAGCTATTGTTTATCACGATGATGTAAATGTTGCAGATAAAAGCAAATTAAGGACAAGTGTCTGTTTAACAGCCTCAGAAAATACAGTTGTTGATGGCGAAATAGGAAAAATGACGCTGGAAAAAGGAAAGTATGTGATAGGAAAATTCACTGTTAATGCAGAGGAGTTTCAGGAAGCATGGGATTGGCTTATGGGGTCCTGGTTTCCTACAAGTGGTTATATACCAGATGACAAACTTTGTTTTGAATTATACCCTGAAGAACCTGACAATGGTCTTTTTAAAGTGGAAATTTGTGTGCCCATCAAAATTTAA
- a CDS encoding helix-turn-helix domain-containing protein produces the protein MENQDIKIISTVSEYNKMMNHETLHPLVSIIDFSKADRISQYKRSYGFYTVFLKDVMCGDMYYGKNNYDYQEGTLVFIAPGQVYGMNNDGTYIQPGGYALIFHPDLIKGTNLGKNIKDYSFFSYDVHEALHLSEKEREIILECFKNIKLELEQSIDKHSKSLIVNNIELFLNYCMRFYDRQFITRDHVNQGVIGKFENLLDDYLKSEKPKNMGFPMVNYFAEQLNLSANYFGDLIKKELGISAQEFIHNKLIEVAKEQIFDPAKSISEISYDLGFKYPQHFTRLFKAKVGVSPSEYKTLN, from the coding sequence ATGGAAAATCAAGATATTAAAATAATTAGTACTGTTTCAGAGTATAATAAAATGATGAATCATGAGACGCTGCATCCTCTGGTGAGTATCATTGATTTTTCCAAAGCTGATCGTATTTCTCAATATAAAAGAAGCTATGGTTTTTACACGGTCTTTCTTAAGGATGTGATGTGTGGAGATATGTATTATGGTAAGAATAATTACGACTATCAAGAAGGAACATTGGTATTTATAGCTCCCGGACAGGTTTACGGGATGAATAATGATGGAACTTACATTCAGCCGGGAGGATATGCTTTGATATTTCATCCTGATTTAATAAAAGGAACCAACCTTGGCAAAAATATCAAAGATTATTCTTTCTTTTCCTATGATGTTCATGAGGCGCTACATCTTTCAGAAAAAGAAAGAGAAATAATTCTTGAATGTTTTAAAAATATTAAGCTGGAACTGGAGCAGTCTATCGATAAGCATAGCAAATCTTTGATTGTGAATAATATTGAATTGTTTTTAAATTACTGTATGCGGTTTTATGACCGACAGTTTATTACAAGAGATCATGTCAACCAGGGAGTTATAGGCAAGTTTGAAAATTTGCTGGATGATTATTTGAAATCAGAAAAGCCTAAAAATATGGGATTCCCTATGGTTAATTATTTTGCGGAACAGCTTAATCTGTCAGCTAATTATTTTGGGGATCTGATAAAAAAAGAGCTGGGAATTTCTGCTCAGGAATTTATTCATAATAAACTTATAGAGGTAGCCAAAGAACAAATCTTTGATCCTGCCAAGTCAATCAGTGAAATCTCTTATGATCTGGGGTTTAAATATCCCCAGCATTTTACACGGTTGTTCAAAGCCAAAGTAGGAGTTTCACCGAGCGAGTATAAAACGCTAAATTGA
- a CDS encoding NAD(P)H-binding protein, whose product MKIIVTGSLGNVAKPLAQQLIAEGHDITVISSNESKKNEIESLGAKAAIGSITDLDFLVKTFEGADAVFAMTPPNMGAVNIVEDTVNAGKNYAEAIKKTNVKRVVMLSSVGAASPVENGPIKGLHHIENIYNGLEETSVTFLRAGYFYINFFNDIPLVKNVGIIGGNYPENASIPLVHPNDIAKAAAEELVKNTEGKTIRYAVGDVRNSSDFASVLGSAIGKPELPWVEFTDEEYLNGAVQAGLPQEMAELYTEMGKGMRTGVVQADFIDHGSPVTGSTKLEDFAKEFASKF is encoded by the coding sequence ATGAAAATTATAGTCACAGGCTCTCTGGGAAACGTAGCCAAACCATTAGCCCAACAGTTAATCGCAGAAGGACATGATATTACTGTTATCAGCAGTAACGAGTCTAAAAAAAATGAAATAGAATCCTTAGGAGCAAAAGCAGCGATAGGTTCTATAACTGATTTAGATTTTTTAGTTAAAACATTTGAAGGTGCAGACGCTGTATTTGCCATGACACCTCCTAATATGGGTGCCGTAAATATTGTTGAAGATACAGTAAATGCAGGAAAAAATTATGCAGAAGCCATCAAGAAGACAAATGTAAAACGAGTTGTTATGCTAAGCAGTGTAGGAGCAGCTTCTCCTGTAGAAAATGGTCCGATCAAAGGTCTTCACCATATTGAAAACATCTATAATGGATTAGAAGAAACGTCCGTAACATTCCTGCGGGCAGGATATTTTTATATTAATTTCTTCAATGATATTCCACTCGTTAAAAACGTAGGAATTATCGGTGGAAATTATCCTGAAAATGCAAGCATTCCGTTAGTACACCCTAATGATATTGCAAAAGCAGCCGCTGAAGAGCTGGTTAAAAATACCGAAGGCAAAACTATAAGATATGCTGTAGGTGATGTTCGCAATAGTTCTGATTTTGCCTCTGTACTCGGCTCAGCGATTGGAAAGCCTGAATTACCGTGGGTAGAATTTACAGATGAGGAATATTTGAATGGAGCAGTACAGGCAGGACTTCCTCAAGAAATGGCAGAATTATACACAGAAATGGGAAAAGGAATGAGAACAGGAGTTGTACAAGCAGATTTTATTGATCACGGCTCTCCGGTTACAGGAAGTACCAAATTAGAGGATTTTGCAAAAGAGTTTGCTTCTAAATTTTAG
- a CDS encoding winged helix-turn-helix transcriptional regulator, with translation MTAIKESSTIQENKKNILDQCPVMYVMERIGGFWKPIILFQLSTGGKRYSELKRAIPEVTEKMLIQHLKQLEADGLIIRTAKPVVPPHVTYELSEAGNKLAPVIDAMADWAFQDMKGKHNWKPVN, from the coding sequence ATGACAGCAATTAAAGAGAGTTCTACCATTCAGGAAAACAAGAAGAATATACTGGACCAGTGTCCGGTAATGTATGTTATGGAAAGAATAGGCGGTTTCTGGAAGCCTATTATTCTATTTCAATTATCTACAGGGGGGAAGCGATACAGTGAGCTAAAAAGGGCTATTCCGGAAGTGACGGAAAAGATGCTGATCCAGCATTTAAAACAACTGGAGGCAGATGGGCTGATCATCAGGACGGCGAAGCCTGTTGTTCCACCACATGTAACCTACGAACTGAGTGAAGCAGGTAATAAACTCGCTCCCGTTATTGATGCTATGGCAGATTGGGCTTTTCAGGATATGAAAGGGAAGCATAATTGGAAGCCGGTAAATTAA
- the dinB gene encoding DNA polymerase IV, with product MDFSFPIRKIIHVDMDAFYASVEQHDNPALKGKAVAVGGEHRGVVSAASYEARKYGVRSAMPSKTAKEKCPHLIFVPPRFARYKEISKQIREIFHEYTDLVEPLSLDEAYLDVTENKKEIESANQIAKEIRQKIFEQTGLTASAGISVNKFLAKVASDINKPNGQKTIHPDKIEGFLEELPVEKFYGVGKVTANKMFTLGIFKGRDLKKKTLEELTRLFGKSGQYYYNVVRGIHNSEVKPHRIQKSVAVERTFFEDLFDEQQINEKLESLSAELHHRLQKNNILGRSLTLKIKYKDFSLFTRSSTKEEYFISDEEYFKTAKKLWELRPYDRPVRLLGLSLSHLNTEEKKQISVQLKIPFEEFESQQLRKFH from the coding sequence ATGGATTTTTCTTTTCCCATTCGCAAAATTATTCATGTTGATATGGATGCATTTTATGCTTCCGTAGAACAACATGATAATCCTGCACTTAAAGGAAAAGCAGTAGCTGTTGGTGGTGAACACCGGGGTGTTGTCTCTGCAGCAAGTTATGAGGCCAGAAAATATGGTGTTCGTTCTGCAATGCCTAGTAAGACAGCCAAAGAAAAATGTCCGCATCTTATTTTTGTTCCTCCCCGCTTTGCCCGTTATAAAGAAATTTCAAAACAAATACGGGAGATTTTTCATGAATACACAGATCTCGTTGAACCCCTATCTTTGGATGAGGCATACCTTGATGTCACTGAAAACAAAAAGGAAATAGAATCTGCCAATCAGATTGCCAAAGAGATTCGTCAAAAAATATTTGAACAAACCGGACTTACTGCTTCCGCAGGAATTTCGGTCAATAAATTCCTTGCAAAAGTAGCTTCGGACATCAATAAACCGAATGGACAAAAAACCATTCATCCTGATAAGATAGAAGGATTTCTGGAAGAATTACCTGTTGAAAAGTTTTATGGAGTTGGAAAAGTTACGGCCAATAAAATGTTTACTTTAGGAATTTTTAAAGGTAGAGACCTAAAGAAAAAAACACTGGAAGAGCTGACCCGTCTTTTCGGAAAGTCTGGCCAATACTATTACAATGTTGTCCGTGGCATTCACAATTCAGAGGTCAAACCTCATCGGATCCAAAAAAGTGTTGCAGTAGAGCGAACCTTTTTTGAAGATCTTTTTGATGAACAGCAAATCAATGAGAAGCTCGAAAGCTTAAGTGCCGAGCTTCATCACCGGTTACAAAAAAATAACATTCTTGGACGCTCACTTACTTTAAAAATCAAATACAAAGATTTTTCTCTCTTTACCAGAAGCAGCACAAAAGAAGAATATTTCATTTCTGATGAAGAATATTTTAAAACAGCTAAAAAACTTTGGGAATTAAGACCCTATGACAGGCCAGTCCGTTTACTAGGCTTATCCCTCTCCCACCTCAATACAGAGGAAAAGAAACAGATTTCCGTTCAACTAAAAATACCGTTCGAAGAGTTTGAGTCTCAACAGTTAAGAAAATTTCACTAA
- a CDS encoding TlpA family protein disulfide reductase: protein MKKLLLFFMIGAFGLVYSQEAPKVLKTGFSKEALHQKLEDEDGKSITIQDILNQHKGKVLVIDFWAGWCRDCLKALPKAEELEKNNPNIDFVFLSLERSKEGFDKSLERFNMKDKDNYWFASGWKNDFNNYIDLNWIPRYMVIDQKSAIAKYYAISPEDPEIQSTINQLLK from the coding sequence ATGAAAAAGCTATTGCTATTTTTTATGATAGGAGCATTTGGATTAGTCTATTCCCAGGAAGCCCCAAAAGTTCTTAAAACCGGTTTTTCTAAAGAAGCTTTACATCAGAAATTGGAGGATGAAGACGGAAAAAGCATCACTATACAGGATATCCTTAACCAGCATAAAGGAAAAGTATTGGTAATTGATTTTTGGGCAGGATGGTGCAGAGACTGCTTGAAGGCACTTCCCAAAGCTGAGGAACTGGAGAAAAATAATCCGAATATAGATTTTGTATTTCTTTCACTGGAAAGATCAAAAGAAGGTTTCGATAAAAGTCTTGAAAGATTTAATATGAAGGATAAAGACAATTACTGGTTTGCATCAGGATGGAAAAATGATTTCAATAATTATATTGACCTGAACTGGATTCCCAGATACATGGTCATTGATCAAAAATCTGCTATTGCTAAATATTATGCTATTTCTCCTGAAGATCCTGAAATACAAAGCACTATTAACCAGCTTTTAAAATAA
- a CDS encoding cupin domain-containing protein, protein METFNTKDIFPKGEKAPAEYFSGGTAWVHILKPNEDDLNCQIGNVIFEPGCRNNWHSHGGGQILIVTSGTGYFQEKGKPIQILKSGDIINILPDVIHWHGASPDSEFTHIAINPNTQNGIVEWMEPVTDKEYNNL, encoded by the coding sequence ATGGAAACATTCAATACTAAAGACATTTTTCCAAAAGGAGAAAAAGCTCCTGCTGAATATTTTTCAGGCGGAACTGCTTGGGTACATATCTTAAAACCTAATGAAGACGACCTGAACTGCCAGATCGGCAATGTTATTTTCGAACCCGGCTGCAGAAATAACTGGCATTCTCATGGTGGCGGTCAGATTTTAATTGTAACTTCAGGAACAGGCTATTTTCAGGAGAAAGGAAAACCTATCCAAATCCTGAAATCCGGAGATATTATTAATATCCTTCCTGATGTGATCCACTGGCATGGCGCAAGCCCCGATAGTGAATTCACTCATATTGCCATTAATCCCAATACCCAAAACGGTATTGTGGAATGGATGGAGCCGGTAACTGATAAAGAATACAATAATTTATAA
- a CDS encoding alpha-amylase, whose protein sequence is MIQFFHWYSDGNQTLWKEAQKQSSYLAQLGITSVWFPPAYKGTNGGYSTGYDAYDLFDLGEFDQKGTIPTKYGVKSDYIQAIKALKEQNIQIIVDIVLGHKAGGDELEKIKAVKVDENNREKIISDIIEIESYTKFTFPGRGKKYSDFEWNFTCFSGVDYAEGMDSHIFKIQSEYGNDWEEMIDDEKGNYDYLMYNDIEHRNPFVREELNNWAKWYFDQTDFDGVRLDALKHISFDFYKEWLTLIRSNSGKNIFAVGEYWAPGYLHLLQKYIEVTEGGMSLFDSSLQNNFHTASREGGAYDLRRIFDETLTQADPLHSVSLVDNHDTQPLQDLEAPVEEWFKPIAYALILLREDGYPCVFYPDLYGAHYIDKDKEGNDQEIFLNKINGIEELLKARKEYAYGIQKDYFEDANCLGWVREGDDEHAGCAVVLSNKETYNKPMEMGEKYVGQTFYDLLGRFEEKVTINEKGWGDFPVPAGNVSVWVPEQL, encoded by the coding sequence ATGATTCAATTTTTTCATTGGTACTCAGATGGAAATCAAACACTTTGGAAAGAAGCTCAAAAACAGTCCTCTTATCTAGCGCAGTTAGGCATTACATCAGTATGGTTCCCACCAGCCTACAAAGGAACAAACGGAGGCTACTCAACAGGCTATGATGCATATGATCTTTTTGACCTTGGAGAATTTGATCAAAAAGGGACCATCCCAACCAAATATGGTGTTAAAAGTGATTATATCCAGGCCATAAAAGCACTTAAAGAGCAAAATATCCAGATTATCGTAGATATTGTATTAGGTCATAAAGCCGGGGGTGATGAACTGGAGAAAATCAAAGCGGTAAAAGTAGACGAGAATAATAGGGAAAAAATCATCTCTGATATTATTGAAATTGAATCCTATACCAAATTTACATTCCCAGGAAGAGGTAAAAAATATTCTGATTTTGAATGGAACTTCACCTGCTTTAGCGGGGTAGATTATGCAGAAGGCATGGATTCCCATATTTTCAAAATCCAGTCTGAATACGGAAATGACTGGGAAGAAATGATCGATGATGAGAAGGGAAATTACGATTATTTAATGTACAATGATATTGAGCATCGTAATCCCTTCGTTCGTGAAGAGCTTAATAACTGGGCAAAATGGTATTTTGACCAGACTGATTTTGACGGGGTACGATTGGATGCCTTAAAACATATCTCTTTTGATTTCTATAAGGAATGGCTTACCCTGATCCGTTCTAATTCAGGAAAGAACATCTTTGCTGTTGGAGAATACTGGGCTCCCGGATATCTGCATCTGCTTCAGAAATACATTGAGGTTACCGAAGGAGGCATGAGCCTGTTCGACAGCTCTTTGCAAAATAACTTTCACACCGCATCCCGAGAAGGTGGCGCTTACGATCTGAGAAGAATATTTGATGAAACTTTAACCCAGGCCGATCCTTTACATTCCGTAAGTCTGGTTGATAATCACGACACCCAACCATTGCAGGATTTAGAAGCTCCTGTTGAAGAATGGTTTAAACCAATAGCATATGCTTTAATTCTTTTGAGAGAAGATGGCTATCCTTGTGTCTTTTATCCGGATTTATATGGAGCTCATTATATTGATAAAGATAAAGAGGGCAACGACCAGGAAATTTTTCTTAATAAGATCAATGGTATTGAGGAACTACTGAAAGCACGTAAGGAATATGCTTACGGAATCCAGAAAGATTATTTTGAAGATGCCAACTGTCTAGGCTGGGTACGTGAGGGTGATGATGAGCATGCAGGCTGTGCCGTTGTCCTAAGCAATAAAGAAACGTATAATAAGCCTATGGAAATGGGTGAAAAATATGTTGGTCAAACTTTTTACGATCTACTCGGAAGGTTTGAGGAAAAAGTAACCATTAATGAAAAAGGCTGGGGAGATTTTCCGGTACCGGCAGGAAATGTCAGTGTCTGGGTTCCTGAACAACTTTAA
- a CDS encoding NAD(P)-dependent alcohol dehydrogenase yields MSTFTVKAYGAESTTADLKEMNIERRDTTLNDVEIEILYCGVCHSDLHTARNDWGGTMYPAVPGHEIVGRITKTGADVTKFKVGDLAAVGCMVDSCGTCESCKKDLEQYCLNGFTGTYNGKDKHLGGHTFGGYSQKVVVDQNFVLKVPENLDLAALAPLLCAGITTWSPLRHWNVGPGSKVAVIGLGGLGHMAIKLAKGLGAEVTLFSRTPGKTEDAKQLGADHVVISTEEAEMDAVKGKFDVIIDTVPYIHDVNPYVTTLNISGTLVLVGYLGGLEPILNTVPMIMGRKSVAASLIGGIAETQEMLDFCGKHNIVSEIEMIKMNEINEAYERMLKSDVRYRFVIDMQSL; encoded by the coding sequence ATGAGCACATTCACGGTAAAAGCTTATGGAGCAGAGTCTACGACAGCAGACTTAAAAGAAATGAATATTGAAAGAAGAGATACAACCCTTAATGATGTAGAAATCGAAATTCTATATTGCGGGGTATGCCATTCTGACCTTCATACCGCCAGAAATGATTGGGGTGGTACCATGTATCCGGCAGTACCCGGACACGAAATCGTGGGAAGAATTACAAAAACAGGAGCTGATGTTACCAAATTTAAAGTTGGTGATCTGGCAGCAGTAGGATGTATGGTTGATTCATGCGGAACTTGTGAAAGCTGCAAAAAAGATTTGGAGCAATATTGTCTAAACGGATTCACAGGAACCTATAATGGAAAAGACAAGCATTTGGGAGGCCATACTTTTGGAGGATATTCCCAAAAAGTAGTTGTTGATCAAAATTTCGTTTTAAAAGTACCTGAAAATTTAGATCTTGCAGCTTTAGCTCCGCTTCTATGTGCGGGAATTACGACATGGTCTCCTTTAAGACACTGGAACGTAGGACCGGGTTCAAAAGTTGCGGTAATTGGATTGGGAGGATTAGGGCACATGGCCATTAAATTAGCAAAAGGGTTAGGAGCTGAAGTAACTTTATTCTCAAGGACTCCAGGAAAAACAGAAGATGCAAAACAATTAGGAGCTGATCATGTAGTCATTTCTACTGAGGAGGCTGAGATGGATGCTGTAAAAGGAAAATTCGATGTCATTATTGATACGGTCCCTTATATCCACGATGTAAATCCTTATGTTACCACTTTAAATATCAGTGGAACACTTGTTTTGGTTGGATATTTAGGAGGGCTAGAACCTATTTTAAATACGGTTCCTATGATTATGGGAAGAAAATCTGTAGCAGCCTCTTTAATTGGTGGTATTGCCGAAACCCAGGAAATGCTTGATTTCTGCGGCAAGCATAATATCGTTTCTGAAATCGAAATGATTAAAATGAATGAGATTAATGAAGCTTATGAAAGAATGTTGAAGAGCGATGTAAGATATCGTTTTGTTATTGATATGCAATCTTTATAA
- a CDS encoding GNAT family N-acetyltransferase, whose amino-acid sequence MKIREATENDLEVLLEFEQGIVESERLVDKTLKEGEIHYYDLSFLIRSEDALLVVVEKGNEIVASEYALIKEYQKDYTNFKKYAYLGFMFVKPEHRGEGINQLIVERLIEWSKNKGMSEIRLDVYEQNEPAVRAYEKAGFEPLLLTMRLKT is encoded by the coding sequence ATGAAAATCAGAGAAGCTACAGAAAACGATCTAGAAGTCCTTTTAGAATTTGAGCAGGGTATTGTTGAGTCCGAAAGACTTGTTGACAAAACCTTAAAGGAAGGTGAGATTCATTATTATGATTTAAGCTTTTTAATCCGATCAGAAGACGCCTTATTGGTTGTTGTTGAAAAAGGCAATGAAATTGTAGCCTCGGAATATGCTCTGATCAAGGAATATCAAAAAGACTACACCAATTTTAAAAAGTATGCTTATCTGGGATTTATGTTTGTAAAGCCCGAACACCGGGGAGAAGGGATCAATCAGTTAATTGTAGAAAGACTGATCGAATGGTCAAAAAATAAAGGAATGTCTGAAATAAGACTGGATGTATATGAACAAAATGAACCGGCAGTCAGAGCTTATGAGAAGGCAGGTTTTGAACCTCTCCTTCTGACCATGAGATTAAAAACATAA
- a CDS encoding carboxylesterase family protein, protein MKSQQNIGAHIFQTPFGKIMALRENGIIKARSIRYAYSERYQMPIPVQTSDSEIIYPDRTPVSPQVISPLIEKMIGAIDLESFEIDEATQYLSIIRPEKIEENEKLAVIIWIHGGSHEIGCGDLATSDATEWVKEQNIIVVSISYRLGMFGFLGGNETRPANLGLFDMIEGIKWVKTNIESFGGDPENITLLGQSSGGDAIAHLMISEGVDGLFQRVIIQSAPLGLRDSRQKMTAEFLNKTEAIKDEPDVLKMMEDYKKMVPSVIRYGLKAVMPFGTQYGFPPLCREDEVVEKWKQKAHEYDVLIGLNDDETAFYLKTSEALNKYFGTGFGQKIMNQTVRLTTEKIYGKPAELFAKNYALAGGNVYLFRIYSKLESDHIGAAHSIDLPLLFGNEAAWKSAGLLKNIPWEYIHENGRKLRAVWAEFARTGKISDQTEIPEILEIRKM, encoded by the coding sequence ATGAAATCACAACAAAATATAGGAGCTCATATTTTTCAGACCCCTTTTGGAAAAATTATGGCACTTAGAGAAAATGGTATTATCAAAGCCAGAAGTATTCGCTATGCATATTCAGAAAGATATCAGATGCCTATTCCGGTTCAGACATCGGATTCTGAAATTATATATCCTGATAGGACCCCGGTTTCTCCGCAGGTGATCAGTCCACTTATAGAAAAAATGATTGGTGCCATCGATCTTGAGAGCTTTGAAATTGACGAAGCAACCCAGTATTTATCTATCATTCGCCCTGAAAAGATTGAAGAGAATGAAAAACTTGCTGTAATCATCTGGATCCATGGAGGCTCTCATGAAATAGGCTGTGGAGATCTGGCTACTTCCGATGCTACAGAATGGGTTAAAGAGCAAAATATTATTGTAGTTTCCATTTCTTACCGTCTGGGTATGTTTGGGTTTTTAGGGGGTAACGAAACCAGACCTGCGAATCTGGGGCTGTTTGATATGATAGAAGGAATAAAATGGGTTAAAACGAATATTGAAAGCTTTGGAGGTGATCCGGAGAACATTACACTTTTGGGCCAATCTTCCGGTGGTGATGCAATTGCACATTTGATGATTTCGGAAGGAGTTGATGGCTTATTTCAAAGGGTGATTATTCAGAGTGCTCCTTTAGGGCTGAGGGATAGCCGTCAGAAAATGACAGCTGAGTTTCTTAATAAGACAGAAGCAATCAAAGACGAACCTGATGTTTTAAAAATGATGGAAGACTATAAAAAAATGGTTCCGTCTGTTATAAGATATGGGCTGAAGGCTGTGATGCCTTTTGGTACACAATATGGTTTCCCACCGTTATGCAGAGAAGATGAGGTGGTAGAAAAATGGAAACAGAAAGCTCATGAATATGATGTTTTGATAGGGCTGAATGATGATGAAACAGCATTTTATCTAAAGACATCAGAAGCTCTGAATAAATATTTCGGGACTGGTTTCGGACAGAAAATTATGAATCAAACGGTGCGACTGACTACAGAAAAGATTTACGGGAAGCCTGCTGAGCTGTTTGCGAAGAATTATGCATTGGCAGGAGGTAATGTGTATTTATTCAGAATTTATTCAAAACTGGAAAGTGACCATATCGGTGCGGCGCACAGCATAGATCTACCTTTATTATTTGGAAATGAAGCTGCATGGAAATCGGCAGGATTACTAAAGAATATTCCCTGGGAATATATTCATGAAAATGGAAGGAAGCTAAGAGCAGTTTGGGCTGAGTTTGCCCGAACCGGAAAGATTTCTGATCAAACTGAAATACCTGAAATCTTAGAAATTCGAAAAATGTAG
- a CDS encoding purine-nucleoside phosphorylase — MLEKIKETADFIKNIIQDTPDFAIVLGSGLGKLQDEVAPIHTLEYKDIPNFPQTTVVGHGGKLIYGTLEGKKVLMMSGRFHYYEGYSMETVVFPIRVFHLLGIKNLILSNASGGVNPDYNVADVVLLKDHINMMPEHPLRGKNIDELGPRFVDMSEPYNKQMIAIAEKAAAENNIKVNQGIYVGLQGPTFETPAEYGMIKAIGGDMVGMSTIPEVIAAKHMGMDVFCLSIITDLGGPDIALSVSHEEVLNAANKAMPDVITVVKGLVRNYP; from the coding sequence ATGTTAGAAAAAATTAAAGAAACTGCCGATTTCATTAAAAACATTATTCAGGATACTCCTGATTTTGCTATTGTTCTAGGATCCGGATTAGGAAAGCTTCAGGATGAAGTAGCCCCTATCCATACCCTCGAATATAAAGACATTCCTAATTTCCCACAAACTACAGTAGTAGGACATGGCGGAAAATTAATTTACGGAACTTTAGAAGGCAAAAAGGTATTGATGATGAGCGGACGCTTTCATTATTATGAAGGCTATTCTATGGAAACAGTCGTGTTTCCTATCAGAGTTTTTCATCTACTGGGAATTAAAAACCTTATTCTTTCCAATGCTTCGGGAGGAGTTAATCCAGATTATAACGTCGCTGATGTTGTTTTGTTAAAGGATCATATCAACATGATGCCCGAACATCCGCTCCGTGGAAAGAATATTGATGAACTAGGTCCTCGTTTTGTAGATATGAGCGAACCTTATAACAAACAAATGATTGCCATAGCAGAAAAGGCTGCTGCTGAGAACAACATCAAAGTAAACCAGGGTATTTATGTCGGATTGCAAGGTCCTACTTTTGAAACACCTGCTGAGTATGGAATGATCAAAGCGATTGGTGGAGATATGGTAGGTATGAGCACAATACCCGAAGTTATTGCAGCAAAACATATGGGAATGGATGTCTTCTGTCTTTCTATTATTACGGACTTGGGAGGCCCCGACATTGCACTATCTGTTTCTCATGAAGAAGTACTCAATGCAGCCAACAAAGCGATGCCTGATGTCATTACCGTAGTAAAAGGCCTGGTCAGAAATTACCCATAA